Sequence from the Maribellus comscasis genome:
GAACTTCGAGGGATTTTGGAAACATTCCATACAACGCACGCGGTGTTGAAGCGTGAACCAAAACACCACAGTTGCCCGGCTCTCCTGCAAACCGATATTCCACAACCAAACGATAGTTTTGAAAAACAGAATCAGTAATCAGATGACCGCCAGGTGTTCCCAAACTAACAAGCAAACCATCGCGGATTATAAACGGGTTTACGGTATCCGGATTTTCATCCATAGCTGGCACATCTATATGCCAACCTGTCAAATCCTTTCCGTTAAAAAGTGATTTGGTTTTGGATTCGGGTATGGTGTTGCACGAATAAAGCGCAAAGATTACGAAAAAGACAATACCTAGTTGTTTCATTCTATTATGAATTTAATTTTGTTTCGCCTTCAATTTAAAACAATTGTTTGAGGTTTCAAATTGGTTGTATTTCTATGAAGTTTATTTAGTCAATAAAAATCTCCTTTACCTTATTAAAAAAAGCGGTCTTTCGCTCCGAGCTAATGCTCCAATTTACCGGCACACTTTGGTAACCTTCATCAAAACCTTCTCCTTTCATTCTGAAATCAAAATATCCCCATGACGCATAGGCTTTTGTAGCTGCAGCAAAATTATTTTCGGCGTGGTCAAAATCAAAATGATCATCTTCGTTAAAAACAACTGGCATCGGATGGTAAGATGGCAAATTTCGAACTTCTTCCACCATTTCTGTAATTCTGGAAGGTGAATGCACTCCGTTTCCGTGAATAAGCACAAAATCGCACACTTTAACCACGTCGTCGGGTGGAATCGTATTTCCGTTAAAACTAGTTGAAACAATCAATTCCGGAGCTTTTTCCTTAATCTGAAGTATCAACTCCGAAATTCGATCCTGTTTTATAATGTCATGGTCATATTTCCGGTTGTTACATTCATTGGCCACTTCAATCAAAACGTTTGTAAACGCTTTATTTTGAATCCATTCAACAACATTCCCCACAGCATTTTTAACGGCATTTTCATCCTGTAAACGTTCGTCCTGACCAAAATAAAAAATTCCCAGAATAACCACCATTCCCAGTTCATCGGCCTTTTCCACAATTTTTTCCATTCGTCGGGCAAAGTCTGTCCGCAAAGTTCCATCAGGTTCAAAAGCATTGTTCTCCCAGGGTTGAACACTTGAATATCCTTCCGGACTTCCTCCCTGAAAATTAATGGTAAAAGCAATTAAACCATGTTTTCTCCAATCGGGCATAGCCATAATAAATTCATTGGTATTTCTGTCGGGCTCCCACTCTTTTGTATCAGGATATTTCCATTTATTAACCGTTTCAGGATTCAAATCGTCAAATATTCCCTGAACCATTCGCGAGTTTGGCAGCAATCCTTCCACCGAAACTCCATTCCATATGCGTCCTTTGAAGGTGGGATCTCCGTTAATATAAAACTGCTCCCCTTTTATTGAAACATTTACAGTTGGCTGAAAAGTTTTTTTTGAATTACAGCCCATTATAAACAGAACCAAAAATACGATGCCTATTTTAAAACTGCTCTCCATAAAAAATATTTTATTTAAGAACCTGCTCCTTTGCCCAATTGATGTATTGTTCCCAGTCAAAATCCGTCACATCATGTTTTCCTGTTCGAATGTGATAGGAAACGGTATTTTGGATGGGCTCATTAACAGCGGGCATTTTATCTGATGTGATTCCTTTTTTGTCAAACAAATCATAAACCTTTGATGCGTAAAATGCAGACAAAAATTCGCCTTTTGGATCCGCCCACTGGTCTTCTTCAGCACTGGCAACATATAAGGGGCGTGGTGCTATTAATGCCAGAAGTTCATGCTGATCAACAGGAAGGGCTTCTTCGTTGTTATTGAAATTTCTAAAATTCTTGCAAAACCAGTGCGGGAAACTGGAATTTATCCGGCCAACAGTTTCTCCAAACTTCCGCTTCGAAAGAGCCGCTCCACCGCACCCAGAACAATTTGAAATAACACCGGCAAAACGTTCGTCGCTGGCACCTGCCCACAACGATGTTTTTCCCAATCGGGAATGGCCAAATACAATCACTTTATTTTCATCTACTTCGCTGTATGTTTCAAAATAATCCAATGCCCGGCTCAGTCCCCACGACCACGCAGAAATACTCCCCCACTCTGATGCAGCAGGTTGCTGCTGGTTGTCGACATAAAAAAACGGATGAACCCCATCGGTAAAATCATCTTTATCGGGATCCACTTCCCCGTAATAAATGGTTGCAAGTCCAATTCCGGCATCTATCATCTTTTCAATAGCCCATCTGTTTGTGCGTACACCACGCGATTGTTCCGTTAACTGGTTATTGATAATTCCAAAAGAAGGATTATCCCGGCTCCAGGCTTCGGAAATAATTACATTTACATCTTCGGTGATTGTATGATTTCCATAAAAATTGTATCCTAAAAACACGGGAGCTTTTTCAACACTTTTGGGAAGATACATCAAAATAAAAAAATGTAAGTTTCGATTTCCTTTTTTAAATGTAAGTTCAACCTGCCGGCGTTTTGCTTTTCCATTCAAAGCGTTTTCACTTTGTTCTACAATTTGGGCTGAAGCAATCTTCAACTCCCCCGGAACTTCGCCATAAACATTTTCGGTAAAAAAATCGAGCAGTTCCTGACGTCCCTTTTTTGTCCATTTTTTTGAATTCCTGATTTTTTTCCCGTTAAAAGTTTTCAGAGGGTCGGGCAATTCAAAATCCGGTACTTTGCTTTCATCATAATTTGCTTCTGCCTGCGACCAGGCAACCTGCATCACCATTACAAATATTATGAGTAAGGCTATTTTTTTCATTTTTATAGATTTATATTAAGTGAAACCGACACATCCTGTTTTTTTGTAAAATACAAAAATTTAATATCTCATCAACAGATTCAGCATTTTACGATCAAGCTTATGTCCAAACCAATCTTCATAGTTGACATCTTTTCGTCCGGAGTTTAGTAATCCAAAAGTCCCGTTAAACTCCCAGAGTGCATACCCAATTCCATTTTCTGTTAGTACATCAAGAACATCTCCAAACCAGGCCAGGAAAACATCATGCGGAGTTTCCTGCCAACAGCCGCACTCCCCGCAGTGAACGCCAACCCCGCTTTTTACAGCATCAATCCAGGGCGCATAAAACTCCTCCAGGTTTTTTCTACTAAACTGCTTTCCGTCAATTTCACCGGGCCATACAGGTTTTGGGGCATCATCCGGATTTTCAAATACCCAGGGTGCCCGATAATGAGAAATATAATGCGGATAATATCCCCTGCAACTTTGGCCAATATCCAAATCAAAAAGCTCGGGAATTACATCACTTCCCACATTGTTACCATCGGCAATTACCCGATGAGCCGGATTGTGACTTCGAATAGTTTTTAAGGCTTTCTGAGCCACTTCCCGATAGAGCTGCCCGGGGATGGCGCCCCGTTTCGAGAATTGGTTATTCATATCTTCGCGGGTACATGGCTCATTTACCAAATCAAAACTAATCTGGTCGGGTGTTTTGGAAGTAAAACGTTTGGCCCACATTC
This genomic interval carries:
- a CDS encoding 3-keto-disaccharide hydrolase, giving the protein MKQLGIVFFVIFALYSCNTIPESKTKSLFNGKDLTGWHIDVPAMDENPDTVNPFIIRDGLLVSLGTPGGHLITDSVFQNYRLVVEYRFAGEPGNCGVLVHASTPRALYGMFPKSLEVQGMHENAGDFWCIVEDISTPDMEERRGPKEEWGITEGKKRRILNLTDGSEKPLGEWNTMVIECVGDEIKVWVNDDLVNYGFDCTATKGQIAVQAEGSEVEFRKLEITPVSELTKSE
- a CDS encoding acetylxylan esterase, translating into MKKIALLIIFVMVMQVAWSQAEANYDESKVPDFELPDPLKTFNGKKIRNSKKWTKKGRQELLDFFTENVYGEVPGELKIASAQIVEQSENALNGKAKRRQVELTFKKGNRNLHFFILMYLPKSVEKAPVFLGYNFYGNHTITEDVNVIISEAWSRDNPSFGIINNQLTEQSRGVRTNRWAIEKMIDAGIGLATIYYGEVDPDKDDFTDGVHPFFYVDNQQQPAASEWGSISAWSWGLSRALDYFETYSEVDENKVIVFGHSRLGKTSLWAGASDERFAGVISNCSGCGGAALSKRKFGETVGRINSSFPHWFCKNFRNFNNNEEALPVDQHELLALIAPRPLYVASAEEDQWADPKGEFLSAFYASKVYDLFDKKGITSDKMPAVNEPIQNTVSYHIRTGKHDVTDFDWEQYINWAKEQVLK
- a CDS encoding glycoside hydrolase family 5 protein, with the protein product MQRRNFIKTTSLATVAIGMAGVPAFSQKNLPVKNKLPRWKGFNLLDYFSPNMNGGARPKTTEEYFKWMSDWGFDFVRLPMAYPRFLNFDQSRDITPEDILNINEKEVDNVEALVDAANKNGLHVSLNLHRAPGFCVNAGFNEPYNLWEDKEAQEAFYFHWGMWAKRFTSKTPDQISFDLVNEPCTREDMNNQFSKRGAIPGQLYREVAQKALKTIRSHNPAHRVIADGNNVGSDVIPELFDLDIGQSCRGYYPHYISHYRAPWVFENPDDAPKPVWPGEIDGKQFSRKNLEEFYAPWIDAVKSGVGVHCGECGCWQETPHDVFLAWFGDVLDVLTENGIGYALWEFNGTFGLLNSGRKDVNYEDWFGHKLDRKMLNLLMRY